From a single Sorghum bicolor cultivar BTx623 chromosome 5, Sorghum_bicolor_NCBIv3, whole genome shotgun sequence genomic region:
- the LOC8073722 gene encoding uncharacterized protein LOC8073722, translating to MADWGPVLIGLVLFILLSPGLLFQIPGKGRIIEFGNFQTSGLSILIHAVIYFALLAIFLLAVGVHIYLG from the coding sequence ATGGCGGACTGGGGGCCGGTGCTGATCGGGCTGGTGCTCTTCATCCTGCTGTCGCCGGGCCTGCTGTTCCAGATCCCCGGCAAGGGCCGGATCATCGAGTTCGGCAACTTCCAGACCAGCggcctctccatcctcatccACGCCGTCATCTACTTCGCCCTCCTCGCCATCTTCCTCCTCGCCGTCGGCGTCCACATTTACCTCGGCTAG
- the LOC8075819 gene encoding putative squamosa promoter-binding-like protein 19 isoform X2, giving the protein MVNYSDFLVPNTLGALGHLQESTEYTMERLERLLLAMLETRTKVLKKVKVHHHDDTADRVVWRLRFHMLSEFDEGKRSCRKRLDGHNRRRRKPQHDLTNLGGFFPYHQVNQFEVYPRTIPTVGQNSDAMHLVGRQQPFSISFSRTPNQFPFPQGGGSTLHAARPGHLLAEGSSHTGSSTCSNPLSGTLGPECALSLLSSSLHHPSAAGIPTAGQPQVASSLSRIAAVSQAATTAMATAFAAGVGHHVFVPDAMFEDPSQALPFSWQ; this is encoded by the exons ATGGTCAACTACAGTGACTTCCTAGTTCCCAACACATTAGGAGCACTGGGGCATCTTCAAGAATCCACTGAGTACACAATGGAGAGGTTGGAGAGACTGCTTCTGGCTATGCTCGAGACCCGCACCAAGGTTTTAAAGAAAGTGAAGGTGCACCACCATGATGACACCGCAGATCGTGTTGTTTGGAGACTAAG GTTTCACATGCTGTCCGAGTTTGATGAGGGAAAAAGAAGTTGCCGGAAGCGTTTGGATGGTCATAATAGGCGTCGAAGAAAGCCACAGCATGATCTGACGAATCTAGGGGGTTTCTTTCCATACCACCAAG TGAATCAATTTGAGGTCTATCCACGAACAATTCCAACAGTCGGCCAGAATTCTGATGCCATGCACTTGGTCGGTCGTCAGCAGCCCTTCTCCATATCATTCTCAAGAACACCAAATCAGTTCCCTTTTCCACAGGGTGGCGGTAGCACGCTCCATGCAGCCCGCCCTGGTCATCTTCTGGCTGAAGGTAGCAGCCACACTGGAAGCAGCACATGCAGCAACCCTCTCTCCGGCACGCTGGGCCCCGAGTGTGCTCTCTCTCTTCTGTCATCGTCGCTGCATCACCCCTCCGCTGCTGGCATCCCCACCGCTGGCCAGCCCCAGGTTGCCTCTTCACTCTCTCGGATCGCTGCTGTGTCGCAGGCTGCAACAACAGCTATGGCCACTGCATTCGCGGCCGGTGTTGGCCACCATGTGTTTGTTCCTGATGCTATGTTTGAGGATCCTTCACAGGCACTGCCATTCTCTTGGCAGTAG